The window gtcggcggggTTTGCCTCTGCCCCTCTTCCCCCCCACCCACCTAGCCTTTTTTTTCACGCATGGAGGTAGGTCGACTTACTGGCTCCATATGGGCTCCGGCAGCTCTGGAAAGCcttccctccctcgtcctcctccacccTTCTACACCTTCCCTCCTCCCAAAATCTGCACCTCTTCCTCCACCCCGATTCATCAAGGGACGTATTTGAGAGCGGCAGAGGCTTCCTGACTGTCCCTCTCTCTGCTTTTGTTACTGTGATCACAAGTCACATAAAAAGGCTTCCTTTGCATCTCAAGTCGCCGGATCGCGGGGTGAAAATCTTCAACCCCGCTTTGCCCGACCTCACCAGATTTTTCACCTAGGAAACAAAAACACATAGCAAGGTCATCGCAGCAATACCGCCAAGATGGTCAAGTAAGTCTCGctcgccctctccctctctgCTCCCGGAGTGCACGCCGCTCTCCTTTCCATCCCCTGAGCTGTTGCGGGAAGCAAGCGCCGGGAATCGGCCgctgcttcgccgtcgtcgcccataCCCCGCTCGCCGCTCAGCTTCTCCCTCGCCAGCCAaggccggtgccgatgcGAGATGGAATGCTGACGGGCGCTTCCTTGATAGCTTCACAATCGACGAGATCCGGAAGCTTATGGACAAGCCTACCAATGTCCGTAACATGTCCGTCATTGCCCACGTCGATCACGGAAAGTCCACCTTGACCGACTCCCTCCTGGCCAAAGCCGGTATCATCTCCACCGCAAAGGCCGGAGACGCCCGAGCGACGGATACCcgtgccgacgagcaggagcGTGGCATCACCATCAAGTCGACGGCCATCTCCCTGTACGGTCACCTCGAGGACCCCGAGGACGTCAAGGACATCGTCGGCCAGAAGACCGACGGCCAGGACTTCCTCATCAACCTCATCGACTCCCCCGGTCACGTTGATTTCTCCTCCGAGGTCACCGCTGCCCTCCGTGTCACCGAcggtgccctcgtcgtcgtcgacaccgtcgaGGGTGTCTGCGTCCAGACCGAGACCGTCCTCCGACAGGCTCTCGGCGAGCGCATCAAgcccgtcatcatcatcaacaAGGTCGACCGTGCCCTTCTCGAGCTCCAGGTCTCCAAGGAGGATCTGTACCAGTCATTCTCTCGTACCATCGAGTCCGTCAACGTCATCATCTCCACCTACTTCGACAAGACCCTCGGCGATGTCCAGGTCTACCCCTACAAGggcaccgtcgccttcggctCCGGTCTGCACGGCTGGGCCTTCACCATCCGCCAGTTCGCCGTCCGTTATGCCAAGAAGTTTGGTGTGGACAAGAACAAGATGATGGAGCGTCTCTGGGTATGCATCCTCCATGAGCGGCGCTGAATGACGTGTCTCGAGCGAGCCGCTGACCACCGACCTTGCTTCCGCTAGGGCGACAACTTCTTCAACCCCCACACCAAGAAGTGGACCAAGAGCGACACGTACGAGGGCAAGCCCCTTGAGCGTGCCTTCAACCAGTTCATCCTGGACCCCATCTTCAAGATCTTCAAGGCCGTCATGAACTTCCAGAAGGAGGAGACCACCACGCTTCTCGAGAAGCTCAACCTCAAGctgtccgtcgacgaccggcaGAAGGAGGGCAAGCAGCTGCTCAAGGCTGTCATGCGCACCTtcctccccgccgccgactccCTGTTGGAGATGATGATCCTCCACCTGCCGTCCCCCGTCACGGCCCAGAAGTACCGTGCCGAGACCCTGTACGAGGGtcccctcgacgacgatgccgccatcggcatccGTGACTGCGACCCCAAGGGTCCCCTCATGCTCTACGTCTCCAAGATGGTGCCGACCTCCGACAAGGGCCGCTTCTACGCCTTCGGTCGTGTCTTCTCCGGCACCGTCCGCTCCGGCCTCAAGGTCCGCATCCAGGGCCCCAGCTACACCCCCGGCAAGAAGGAGGACCTCTTCATCAAGGCCATCCAGCGCACCGTCCTCATGATGGGCGGCAAGGTCGAGCCCATCGACGACATGCCCGCCGGCAACATCGTCggtctcgtcggcatcgaccagTTCCTGCTCAAGTCTGGTACCCTGACGACGAGCGACACGGCCCACAACCTCAAGGTCATGAAGTTCTCCGTCTCCCCCGTCGTCCAGCGCTCCGTCCAGGTCAAGAACGCCCAGGACCTGcccaagctcgtcgagggtcTCAAGCGTCTCTCCAAGTCGGATCCTTGCGTCCTGACCTTCACCTCCGACTCCGGCgagcacgtcgtcgccggtgccggtgagCTCCACCTCGAGATTTGCCTCAAGGATCTCGAGGAGGACCACGCCGGCGTCCCCCTGACCATCTCGGACCCCGTCGTCCAGTACCGCGAGACGGTCCAAGGCAAGTCGAGCATGACTGCCCTCTCCAAGTCGCCCAACAAGCACAACCGTCTCTACATGGTTGCCGAGCCcatcgccgaggagctgtcCCTTGCCATCGAGAGCGGCAAGGTCAGCGCCCGCGACGACTTCAAGGCTCGCGCCCGCGTCCTGGCCGACGACTTCGGCTGGGACGTCACCGACGCCCGAAAGATCTGGACCTTCGGtcccgacggcaccggcgccaaCCTGCTCATCGACCAGACCAAGGCCGTCCAGTACCTCAACGAGATCAAGGACTCGGTCGTCTCCGGTTTCCAGTGGGCCACCCGCGAGGGTCCCGTTGCCGAGGAGCCGATGCGCTCCGTCCGCTTcaacgtcctcgacgtcaccCTGCACGCCGATGCCATCCACCGTGGTGGCGGTCAGATCATCCCCACGGCCCGCCGCGTCCTGTACGCCtcggccctcctcgccgagccggCTCTGCTTGAGCCCGTCTACCTCGTCGAGATTCAGGTGCCCGAGCAGGCCATGGGTGGCGTCTACGGTGTCCTGACCCGCCGTCGTGGTCACGTCTTCAACGAGGAGCAGCGCCCCGGCACGCCTCTCTTCAACATCAAGGCCTACCTGCCCGTCCTCGAGTCCTTCGGCTTCAACGGCGACCTGCGCCAGGCCACCTCCGGCCAGGCCTTCCCCCAGTCCGTCTTCGACCACTGGCAGATCCTGCCCGGCGGCTCTCCCCTCGACAACACCTCCAAGGTCGGCCAGATCGTCACCGAGATGCGCAAGCGCAAGGGTATCAAGGTCGAGGTGCCCGGCGTCGAGAACGTAAGTGGACCCCAAGCCCCCCCGCAGGCGGCCAGATTGCTAACCCGCGAACGTAGTACTATGACAAGCTGTAAATCGCCTCTCGACGTCGCGACGGGAAAGCTTTTCGATGTTTGTTGTCAGCTGCCTACGAGTACGAGGGAAGATGAGGAGCGGTTGGTTGATCGAAGAGCCAGCCGGCAGCAGCTAAACGCCTGGTTGAGGCTAATACCAACGAAGCTGTTGACCTTTTCATATGTGTAGTTATGCCGTCTCGGGATGAACTGGAACGTGTTCGAATGACTTGGAAAATCCAAAGGCGGCCGGTGCAACCGTGCTCGCTCGTAGAATTCTCGCGTGCCGTGCTCGCCTAGCAACCCCCCGTGCCCTTGTTTTGTCGCCCGTGGCGATATCGTAGCATCACATGGTTGTACTCTTTCGGTCTCATGATGGACTCATCGGAGATATGAAGGGTTCGCCAGCACGACACGACTGTTGATCGCGGCAAGTACGGCCGTTATTGAACGCCACCCAAGATGATGCAGCCCGCCCCGACGCTTGTTTGCTCGAGCACGGTGTCGTTTCGGAACCAGTAGCCGCCTAAGCCTACCTGCCATCTACAGTGTTCGGGGGCCTGAAAAGGAAGATGTGCATCATGCTATGGGTCCAATTGTAAGCTTTGGACTGTTTTTCTATGCATCGCCTCTTATCACACGTCCTCCGGCCAATTGTCtgcaaagtacatgtaaagtTGGAAACAACCGTCGATGGATGGTCGCGTCGGAACCCCACACTGGGCGGACGAATCAAGCGGAGTAAAAAAGGCTCGCGAACAGGGTCCGCCATCTCCGACCTTCTTCCGTACATCCTTTCAACATTTTACCATAGGGGCCAACCCAAGACTCGAACGTACCGTTCATTTCGGTGCCTCATTTGCCAAACTTCTCGCCGTTCAGTGGCTGCTGGCGAGGAGGCTCGAGTCCTTGTCCTCTCCACGGCTCACCCGAAACCAGGATGCTTttcgaggaggagcatgcGTCGTTGTTGAAGGCGTGGGTGGTCAAGCGAATCGAAAATACGTACGCGATTCATCTCGCGGTCACGAGCCCTCGAGCCAAGTGCAATGCTGATGTGTAGCCACAGATCCGACGCCGACTCAGATGTTCTCGCCGACTACGTCATCGCGCTGCTGAAGCACGATGGCTCGCAGGAGGATGTTCGCAGGCTCTGCGAGCAAGAGATTCCCGATTTCCTGACAGAAGGTTGGTCTTGCCTTCGCGATGCATCAATATCCCTATCCTGCTCGATTGCTCAACACGGCCTCGGACAGAGCCGAAAGCCTTTCTCGACGATGTCTTCCAGGCGCTCAATTTCAAGTCCTACTTGCCCGGGGGGGCACAACCGCCGGCGAAGCAGCCCGCCGACGCGACCCATATGCAGCCTGCCATAGCCAACGCGTCAGCGCAAGGCAGATCACGGAAGCGCGCTCTCGACGACCAGCCCGAATTTTCCACCGCAAACGAGTGGGCTTATGAGCAAGGCAACAGCCACCGACAGTACAAGCAGGCCAGACGCGGCGGAGGTCGAGGCATGGATCGCGGCtacccggccgccgccgccatgccaCAGTTTGACCTCAATAACCCGATGGAGACAATTATGCAAATGCAAGCGATGGGAATCCCTTTTCCGCCGATGCCTGGTTTTCCTCCGCAGGACTCTACCGGCCGGAATCAGCGCAACCAaccccggcgccgaggaagatgTCGAGATTTCGATGCCAAGGGATACTGTTCTCGGGGAaacacatgcatgtacgacCATGGTAAAGAACTTGGCAACATGTCCTTCTCGGCACAAAAAGGCGAAGGTAATGCTGGACAACCATTGCGCTTCCAACCAACCaaccacccccccccccgccgagGCTCTCAACTCCCCTGCACACCTTGGTTGCAATGTTCCATGGCACAAGCGCAGCTTGCTAACGCTTCAGCTAGAGTACGACCCCAATGATCCTGCCATTCGAATGCCGATGGATCCAAACCAGTCGACCTTCTTTCCCTTCCCACCCACTGCGAACCGCGGCGGGCGGGGAGGgtcccgaggccgaggtaACGGCCATCGCGAGGGCCGCAAAGGTGGCGCCAGAGCTCCGTTTTCCGCTGCCGGACCAGTCCATGATCGCACGAAGAGCACGATTGTAGTGGAGAACATACCCGAGGAAAGCTTCAGCGAGGAGAAAGTCCGCGACTTCTTTTCCCAGTTTGGCAACATCACAGAGGTTACGATGCAGCCGTACAAGCACCTGGCCATCGTCAAGTACGATGCATGGGCCGCCGCGAATGACGCTTATCGCTCACCCAAGGTCATATTTGATAACCGATTTGTGAAGATTTTCTGGCACAAGGACGAGAAAGTCCCAAATACGGCGCGGAATGAAACCGAAGGCTTCGCATCCAACGGAAACCCTGGATCGGAAGCGGCGGAAGCGGAGCCTGAGGTGAACATGGAAGATTTCCAGAAGAAACAAGAAGAGGCGCAAAAGCTCCACCTAGAACGAGAGGCCAAGAAGGGCGAGCTGGAACGGAAACGGCAGGAGATTGAGCAGCAACAAAAAGCCTTGCTGGCCAAGCACAATGAAGAGACGGAGCGATTGCGGGCCCGATTATCGAAGAGGgatggtgacggtgacgataGCGCCGGAGCGTCGAGCACCGATGCGCTTCGGGCCCAGGTGGCCGCGCTCGAGCAGGAGGCCAAGATTCTGGGCATCGATCCAAACGCAGCAGCAGAGGATGCTGGCGCGACCCATCTACGAGGTGGCTTCCGGGGTGGAAGAGGTtaccgcggccgaggtgcatACCCTCCCCGGGGTCGCGGCTCGTTCCGAGGTCAGGGGGCCCGTCATGCCGCCTACGCCCAGTTTTCCATCGACAACCGGCCGAGAAAGCTTGCCGTGAAGGGCGCCGACTTTACATCGGCAGACAAGGACGAGACGCTGCGCCGTTTCCTCTTGGTGAGTGGCATGACATGCGTTGAGCCCCATCCCATCCGAGGATTATCGAGAGAAACCCTGGcactgacgacgacgcagaaCCTGGGCGAGTTCGAGTCTGTGGAGACGAGTCCTTCGGTCACGCATGTGTCTTTCCGGGATCGCAAGTCGGCGGAGAAGTTCTACTTTAGCCTGAACGGCCAGGAGCTgcagggcgtcgagggcaaaCTCGAGCTGACGTGGGTGAGCacgcccttgccgccggTGTCTGTGGAACAACAACCGGGGCGGGCGACGGCCACAACTACAACGGAGGACGCCATGGCTGAAGTCGAGATCAACAACACCACATCCCACGAGGACTCAGCGCAGGTGGAAGTGCCGGATCGCCATGCGGATATGGATTACGAggttggcgacgatgatgcctGGGGCGACAACATACACTGAACGTCCTGCTTCCTTCTCCTTTTTCCTGCATAGCAAAAGGGCAGGCATGCATGGTCACCGCCCCTAGCCCCTGTAAATAAAGACAGACGGGGCCCAAGATAGGGTGGTCTGGGAGTACGACTTAGTAGTTAGTGAATGGTTGATTGATACAGCCAACAATTGGTTGGTAATTAGTGATGTGTGGGCATGTAACGGAAGTCGGAAGGCGATCGTAGGAATATTGGCACTGCTCGTACGCCATCATCGGATGCGTCCTGCGGTCCGAATTGATGATGCGATTGTTTGCTCGGTGGGCTCATTCATTATTGTTCAGGCATCGCTCCATCACACGCAATGGGGAGAATGCCACGCAAGGCACCACCATCGTCGGGACGGTGAAGAAATGCCATACATGACCATCCATTCACCTACGGCCCATCTCGCCGGCCTTTCATGACAAATACATGACAGGTTGGCCGAATCTGGCATGCTTCATCATTACACGTTCCTCTTTTCTCTCGTGCCCGTTTCCCCCCAAGGCCACGCCATGCGTCCGAACACGCAAGACAGTATTTTCCTAGGCGGCGGGGTATCGTTGAGATATGTCAGGCATCCGCAAAAAGAGGGAAAAAAGAAAGGAGGGAATCATTCATATGGCGCGCGAGTGGCGCCATGTCCCATGTTGCTGGTAGTCGTGACGCGTTGCAGAATCGTTCTAGTTCCGTGGTGATTCATATCCACGTCTCCCAGTCCGTATGTGACTTCTTGTTGAAAAAGCCACGCCGTGTTCCCCGCCTGTCTGCCGAAAATTTACCCAAACGCCATTCGAACAATGCTAATAGCAATAAAGAAAGCGATCAAGAGAATAGAGAACGACATGGAGA of the Drechmeria coniospora strain ARSEF 6962 chromosome 01, whole genome shotgun sequence genome contains:
- a CDS encoding elongation factor 2 — its product is MVNFTIDEIRKLMDKPTNVRNMSVIAHVDHGKSTLTDSLLAKAGIISTAKAGDARATDTRADEQERGITIKSTAISLYGHLEDPEDVKDIVGQKTDGQDFLINLIDSPGHVDFSSEVTAALRVTDGALVVVDTVEGVCVQTETVLRQALGERIKPVIIINKVDRALLELQVSKEDLYQSFSRTIESVNVIISTYFDKTLGDVQVYPYKGTVAFGSGLHGWAFTIRQFAVRYAKKFGVDKNKMMERLWGDNFFNPHTKKWTKSDTYEGKPLERAFNQFILDPIFKIFKAVMNFQKEETTTLLEKLNLKLSVDDRQKEGKQLLKAVMRTFLPAADSLLEMMILHLPSPVTAQKYRAETLYEGPLDDDAAIGIRDCDPKGPLMLYVSKMVPTSDKGRFYAFGRVFSGTVRSGLKVRIQGPSYTPGKKEDLFIKAIQRTVLMMGGKVEPIDDMPAGNIVGLVGIDQFLLKSGTLTTSDTAHNLKVMKFSVSPVVQRSVQVKNAQDLPKLVEGLKRLSKSDPCVLTFTSDSGEHVVAGAGELHLEICLKDLEEDHAGVPLTISDPVVQYRETVQGKSSMTALSKSPNKHNRLYMVAEPIAEELSLAIESGKVSARDDFKARARVLADDFGWDVTDARKIWTFGPDGTGANLLIDQTKAVQYLNEIKDSVVSGFQWATREGPVAEEPMRSVRFNVLDVTLHADAIHRGGGQIIPTARRVLYASALLAEPALLEPVYLVEIQVPEQAMGGVYGVLTRRRGHVFNEEQRPGTPLFNIKAYLPVLESFGFNGDLRQATSGQAFPQSVFDHWQILPGGSPLDNTSKVGQIVTEMRKRKGIKVEVPGVENYYDKL
- a CDS encoding CCCH zinc finger and RRM domain-containing protein; protein product: MLFEEEHASLLKAWVVKRIENTSDADSDVLADYVIALLKHDGSQEDVRRLCEQEIPDFLTEEPKAFLDDVFQALNFKSYLPGGAQPPAKQPADATHMQPAIANASAQGRSRKRALDDQPEFSTANEWAYEQGNSHRQYKQARRGGGRGMDRGYPAAAAMPQFDLNNPMETIMQMQAMGIPFPPMPGFPPQDSTGRNQRNQPRRRGRCRDFDAKGYCSRGNTCMYDHGKELGNMSFSAQKGEEYDPNDPAIRMPMDPNQSTFFPFPPTANRGGRGGSRGRGNGHREGRKGGARAPFSAAGPVHDRTKSTIVVENIPEESFSEEKVRDFFSQFGNITEVTMQPYKHLAIVKYDAWAAANDAYRSPKVIFDNRFVKIFWHKDEKVPNTARNETEGFASNGNPGSEAAEAEPEVNMEDFQKKQEEAQKLHLEREAKKGELERKRQEIEQQQKALLAKHNEETERLRARLSKRDGDGDDSAGASSTDALRAQVAALEQEAKILGIDPNAAAEDAGATHLRGGFRGGRGYRGRGAYPPRGRGSFRGQGARHAAYAQFSIDNRPRKLAVKGADFTSADKDETLRRFLLNLGEFESVETSPSVTHVSFRDRKSAEKFYFSLNGQELQGVEGKLELTWVSTPLPPVSVEQQPGRATATTTTEDAMAEVEINNTTSHEDSAQVEVPDRHADMDYEVGDDDAWGDNIH